Proteins from one Candidatus Desulfovibrio trichonymphae genomic window:
- a CDS encoding glycosyltransferase, producing MADQTAAEGAVFVKKCCIVIPAVKKNAVIPDQLVKRLAGVMLIDRAIHTARAVAAGGDVFVVTDSQEIALVCERSGVECRRNSALRFTSLDIVAELRDALAELAEHYEHCLILRASCPLLTWVDVEDAWKQYCEAQADSLVTVKSVRQRIWNVRGGSLESLLDDGIGEEQVLVESRALIIVRLNLLQGGGTGHPRIIPYFLNERAIEIQSYQDWWICERLLLRRHLVFVVAGYPAIGMGHVFRALMLAHEISSHKISFVCTRGSELAVESIARKDYRIVRQGREPLVDTVLALRPDMVINDILNTDAPYMGRLASAGVCCVNFEDEGPGADMANLVVNALYESAGSTERLRCGPDYFCLRDEFVGACRNVLRQQVKTVLITFGGTDFRDFSRRVLSVIEPVCRAYNIAIRLVAGPGYAHKEAMESHLRELANPLVEFTWDTNVMSRMMEGADLAVCSAGRTVYELAHMRVPAMVVAHHEREVGHAFARPRNGFAFLGIMDSISDAKIRNVFLAMLKYKRRARFFERQSRRDFTGNKARVIALMMHAAGLADK from the coding sequence ATGGCAGATCAGACCGCGGCTGAAGGCGCTGTATTTGTGAAAAAATGTTGTATAGTCATTCCGGCCGTGAAAAAAAACGCGGTCATTCCGGACCAGCTTGTCAAACGGCTTGCCGGCGTCATGCTGATTGACCGCGCCATACACACCGCGCGCGCCGTGGCGGCCGGAGGGGATGTTTTTGTTGTCACGGACAGTCAGGAGATAGCGCTTGTCTGTGAACGCTCGGGTGTTGAATGCCGTCGCAACAGCGCTCTGCGTTTCACCAGCCTGGACATAGTGGCTGAACTGCGCGACGCGCTCGCTGAGCTGGCCGAACATTACGAACACTGTCTTATTTTACGCGCCTCCTGTCCCCTGCTGACCTGGGTGGATGTGGAAGACGCATGGAAACAGTACTGTGAGGCGCAGGCCGACAGCCTTGTTACGGTCAAAAGCGTGCGGCAGCGTATATGGAATGTGCGCGGCGGCAGCCTGGAGAGTCTGCTCGACGACGGCATCGGCGAAGAGCAGGTTCTGGTGGAAAGCCGAGCGCTGATCATTGTGCGCCTCAACCTGCTGCAAGGCGGCGGAACTGGCCACCCCAGGATTATTCCTTACTTTCTCAATGAACGGGCCATTGAGATTCAGAGTTACCAGGACTGGTGGATATGCGAACGCCTGCTGTTGCGGCGGCATCTGGTGTTTGTGGTTGCGGGATATCCGGCCATCGGCATGGGGCATGTTTTTCGCGCGCTTATGCTGGCCCATGAGATAAGCAGCCACAAGATATCCTTTGTCTGCACACGCGGAAGCGAGCTCGCCGTGGAAAGTATTGCCCGCAAGGATTACCGCATTGTGCGTCAGGGCCGGGAGCCTCTGGTCGACACGGTGCTTGCGCTGCGGCCTGATATGGTGATCAACGACATATTGAATACTGATGCGCCGTATATGGGGCGGCTTGCCTCAGCCGGCGTGTGCTGCGTTAATTTTGAAGACGAGGGACCCGGCGCCGATATGGCGAATCTTGTTGTCAACGCGCTCTATGAAAGCGCCGGGAGCACAGAGCGTCTGCGTTGCGGACCGGACTATTTTTGTCTGCGGGATGAATTTGTGGGCGCCTGTCGCAATGTGCTGCGGCAGCAGGTTAAAACCGTGCTCATCACGTTTGGCGGCACAGACTTCAGAGATTTTTCGCGCCGTGTGCTTAGTGTTATTGAGCCGGTCTGCCGGGCGTACAATATAGCCATCCGCCTTGTGGCCGGGCCGGGGTACGCTCACAAGGAGGCTATGGAATCCCATTTGCGGGAGCTTGCCAACCCTCTTGTGGAATTTACCTGGGACACCAATGTGATGAGCCGGATGATGGAAGGAGCGGATCTGGCCGTCTGTTCCGCCGGACGCACCGTGTACGAGCTGGCGCACATGCGCGTGCCGGCCATGGTGGTGGCCCATCACGAACGCGAAGTCGGCCACGCCTTTGCCCGGCCGCGCAACGGTTTTGCTTTTCTTGGCATTATGGACAGCATCAGCGACGCTAAAATCCGCAATGTGTTTCTGGCCATGCTGAAATACAAAAGGAGGGCGCGTTTTTTTGAACGTCAGTCACGGCGCGATTTTACCGGCAACAAGGCGCGTGTCATTGCTCTTATGATGCATGCCGCCGGATTGGCGGATAAATAG
- a CDS encoding DegT/DnrJ/EryC1/StrS family aminotransferase yields the protein METKINFSGRSIRYTEEEIAVVVEAMRCADPLTQGRHMREFERCFAHYQNVAEGSCFTVMNGCSALEISAQLCRFRPGDELVIPAHTFTASAYPYVKRGVRLVWADVDRRTRVVTAESIEAALTPNTKAVVVVHLYGYIADMPEIAALCRERGLILIEDAAQAVGAEVAGKKSGSFGDMGIFSFHSHKNLTTLGEGGMLYVRDPALAAVVPALRHNGHCDYAFERPDYWKPAMGNVDIPTLDGEALMPNNYCLGEVECALGAKLLERIDQINDEKRVRALYFIDALAGFQELEFHRVDSRRHNYHLLAARMTTGPDMRDRFIRAMAFEKGVKCVVQYIPLNRYGFYRRLGYGEASCPCGDDFFDSMVSFPFQHWLSNEDLNYMLTATREVLCSLHGAEK from the coding sequence GTGGAGACTAAAATCAATTTCAGCGGACGTTCCATCCGCTACACGGAAGAGGAAATCGCCGTGGTTGTGGAAGCCATGCGCTGTGCCGACCCACTGACGCAGGGTCGACACATGCGTGAGTTTGAGCGCTGTTTTGCACACTACCAGAATGTTGCCGAAGGTTCCTGCTTCACTGTCATGAACGGCTGTTCCGCCCTGGAAATATCGGCCCAGCTCTGCCGCTTCAGGCCTGGCGATGAGCTGGTTATTCCGGCGCATACTTTTACAGCTTCGGCTTACCCGTATGTGAAACGAGGCGTCCGTCTTGTCTGGGCGGATGTGGACAGGCGCACCCGCGTCGTCACTGCGGAAAGCATTGAAGCAGCGCTGACGCCCAATACAAAAGCCGTGGTGGTTGTGCATCTGTACGGCTATATCGCAGATATGCCGGAAATAGCGGCCCTTTGTCGGGAACGCGGGCTTATTCTTATTGAAGACGCGGCTCAGGCTGTCGGCGCGGAAGTGGCCGGCAAAAAGTCCGGCAGTTTTGGCGATATGGGCATATTTTCCTTCCATTCGCACAAAAATCTCACTACGCTGGGTGAGGGGGGCATGCTGTATGTGCGTGATCCCGCGCTGGCGGCTGTGGTACCGGCGCTGCGTCACAACGGGCACTGCGATTATGCTTTTGAGCGGCCGGACTACTGGAAGCCGGCCATGGGCAACGTGGACATCCCGACGCTGGACGGCGAGGCGCTGATGCCCAACAATTATTGTTTGGGCGAGGTGGAATGTGCCCTTGGCGCCAAACTGCTGGAGCGGATTGATCAGATAAATGACGAAAAACGGGTGAGGGCTCTGTATTTCATTGATGCTCTTGCCGGTTTTCAGGAGTTGGAATTTCACCGCGTGGATTCCCGCCGCCACAACTATCACCTGCTGGCGGCGCGTATGACAACAGGCCCGGATATGCGGGATCGCTTTATTCGCGCCATGGCTTTTGAAAAGGGAGTGAAATGCGTTGTACAGTATATCCCGCTGAACCGTTATGGTTTTTACCGCCGTCTCGGCTACGGTGAAGCATCCTGCCCGTGCGGCGATGATTTTTTTGACAGTATGGTGTCCTTCCCCTTTCAGCACTGGCTGAGCAATGAGGATCTCAATTATATGCTGACGGCGACGCGCGAGGTGCTGTGCTCTTTGCACGGGGCTGAAAAATAA
- a CDS encoding iron-containing alcohol dehydrogenase family protein yields the protein MYRNAKNVGYYIIGKGALSQLGDILASLRAADRDAPALFFLDHYFKGKDLAARLPVESRDMILYVDTGEEPTTQSVDGCTADAVAFLNGRKPCALLAFGGGSTLDTCKCVGNLLTNPGKAEDYQGWELVKNPAPYKIAIPTLSGTGSETSRTGIMCNNAKNLKLGMNSDFTMFDQVLLDPDLTASVPRNQYFYTGIDTWMHCFESISGSYRNVVVDALAAKSMDLCKKIFLSDDMMSEENRETMMIASFLGGMAAGFVGTVHPVSAGLSMVLRVPHGIANCYALSVQEDIYPEEYKDIMAMILRQGIDLPKGICRYLSGAQYDALYEASIVHEKPLANRLGPDFKKILTRENVIERFKRM from the coding sequence ATGTACAGAAACGCGAAAAATGTCGGGTATTACATAATCGGCAAGGGTGCGCTTTCCCAACTGGGGGATATTCTGGCGTCGTTGCGCGCGGCGGACAGAGACGCCCCGGCCCTGTTTTTTCTTGACCATTATTTTAAGGGGAAGGATCTCGCCGCCCGGCTGCCCGTGGAAAGCCGCGACATGATCCTCTATGTGGATACCGGCGAGGAGCCGACAACGCAAAGCGTAGACGGCTGCACCGCCGATGCCGTGGCTTTTTTGAACGGGCGCAAGCCTTGCGCCCTGCTGGCGTTTGGCGGCGGCTCCACATTGGACACATGTAAATGCGTGGGCAATCTGCTGACAAATCCCGGCAAGGCCGAAGACTATCAGGGATGGGAGCTTGTCAAAAATCCCGCGCCGTATAAAATCGCGATTCCCACGCTTTCCGGCACCGGCTCTGAAACATCGCGTACAGGTATTATGTGCAATAATGCAAAAAATCTGAAACTCGGTATGAACAGCGATTTTACCATGTTCGATCAGGTGCTGCTTGACCCTGATCTGACGGCGAGCGTGCCCAGGAATCAGTATTTTTACACAGGAATAGACACGTGGATGCATTGCTTTGAGAGTATTTCCGGTTCATATCGCAACGTGGTTGTGGACGCACTGGCAGCCAAGTCCATGGATTTGTGCAAAAAGATTTTTCTTTCCGATGACATGATGAGTGAGGAAAACCGCGAGACAATGATGATTGCCTCGTTTTTGGGCGGCATGGCTGCCGGTTTCGTCGGTACGGTACACCCTGTTTCCGCGGGTTTGAGCATGGTGCTGCGCGTGCCTCACGGCATTGCCAACTGTTATGCGCTTTCTGTGCAGGAAGACATTTATCCTGAAGAATACAAAGATATTATGGCAATGATTTTACGTCAGGGCATTGATTTGCCAAAGGGCATCTGCCGTTATTTGAGTGGCGCGCAGTACGACGCCTTGTATGAAGCCAGCATTGTGCATGAAAAGCCTTTGGCAAACCGGCTCGGCCCTGATTTCAAAAAAATTCTGACCAGAGAAAACGTCATCGAACGCTTCAAGCGGATGTAG
- the folD gene encoding bifunctional methylenetetrahydrofolate dehydrogenase/methenyltetrahydrofolate cyclohydrolase FolD, giving the protein MILIDGKKTAFELREELAAKVAAGRHAGRRPPGLAVILVGEDPASQVYVNNKERACLAVGIVSFAFHLPAETGQDELLALIAECNARPNVDGILLQLPLPPHLDAQACLLAIDPAKDVDGFHPQNVGRLSIGLPGFAPCTPAGVMELLKRYDLSPAGKKAVVVGRSNIVGKPLAMLLARPGAYSDATVTLCHLRTANIAGECRTAEFLFLAVGRPGFVTVDMVREGAVVIDVGINRTPQGLRGDADFESVSRKARAITPVPGGVGPMTIAMLLKNTVQAWQDLA; this is encoded by the coding sequence ATGATTTTGATTGACGGTAAAAAGACCGCGTTTGAACTGCGTGAGGAACTTGCGGCGAAGGTGGCGGCCGGCCGCCACGCCGGCCGCCGGCCGCCGGGGCTGGCCGTTATTCTGGTCGGCGAGGACCCGGCTTCGCAGGTGTATGTGAATAACAAGGAGCGGGCCTGCCTTGCGGTCGGCATTGTTTCCTTTGCCTTTCACCTGCCTGCGGAGACAGGTCAGGACGAACTGCTGGCCCTGATAGCCGAGTGCAACGCGCGTCCGAATGTGGACGGCATTCTGCTGCAGTTGCCGTTGCCGCCGCACCTTGACGCGCAAGCCTGTCTGCTGGCCATTGATCCGGCAAAGGATGTAGACGGCTTTCACCCGCAAAATGTGGGGCGTCTTTCCATAGGGTTGCCGGGCTTCGCGCCCTGCACTCCCGCCGGTGTTATGGAACTGTTGAAGCGTTATGACCTTTCCCCCGCCGGCAAAAAGGCGGTGGTTGTGGGCAGATCCAATATTGTGGGCAAACCGCTTGCCATGCTGCTGGCGAGGCCGGGCGCCTACTCCGACGCCACAGTGACGCTGTGCCATTTACGCACGGCGAATATTGCGGGCGAATGCCGCACTGCGGAATTTTTGTTTCTCGCTGTGGGCCGTCCGGGTTTTGTCACGGTCGACATGGTGCGTGAGGGCGCTGTGGTGATTGACGTGGGCATCAACCGTACGCCGCAAGGCCTGCGCGGCGATGCGGATTTTGAAAGCGTGAGCCGCAAGGCACGGGCCATCACACCTGTGCCAGGCGGCGTTGGCCCTATGACCATCGCCATGTTGTTGAAAAATACAGTCCAAGCTTGGCAGGATCTGGCATAA
- the eno gene encoding phosphopyruvate hydratase, with the protein MSTVATVFGREILDSRGNPTVEVEVTLESGISARAAVPSGASTGTREALEMRDGDKKRYGGKGVTKAVEHVNSEIADAVAGLDVLRQVQIDNTLIDLDGTDNKSCLGANAMLGVSMACARAASTFLGLPLYQYLGGVNAKMLPVPMMNIINGGAHAPNNLDIQEFMIMPLGALTFRDALRIGVEIFHTLKMILAKDGHVTSVGDEGGFAPNLKNHDAAFGYLIKAIEEAGYNPGSEVALAVDAASSEFFKNGKYVLAGENASFSNAEMTEWLAEFTRKYPLISIEDGMAEGDWDGWGMLTATLGEKVQLVGDDVFVTNPAMLAEGISEGVANSILIKLNQIGTVTETLDTIEMAKEAAYTTVISHRSGETEDNFIADLAVGVNAGQIKTGSLCRSERMTKYNQLLRIEEELGDSAEYFGHMLAEYYSLGGAGEGNAIE; encoded by the coding sequence ATGAGCACTGTCGCAACTGTATTTGGTCGTGAGATTCTGGACTCGCGCGGCAATCCCACTGTGGAAGTGGAAGTGACGCTGGAGTCGGGCATCAGTGCCCGCGCAGCCGTTCCGTCCGGCGCTTCCACCGGCACGCGTGAAGCACTGGAAATGCGTGATGGCGATAAAAAACGCTATGGCGGCAAGGGTGTGACCAAGGCCGTGGAACACGTCAACAGTGAGATAGCCGACGCTGTCGCCGGGCTTGACGTCTTGCGTCAGGTGCAGATCGACAACACGCTCATTGATCTTGATGGCACGGACAACAAATCCTGCCTTGGCGCCAACGCCATGCTTGGTGTCTCTATGGCTTGCGCACGGGCCGCGTCCACTTTTCTCGGGTTGCCGCTCTATCAGTATTTGGGCGGCGTGAACGCCAAAATGTTGCCCGTGCCCATGATGAACATTATCAACGGCGGCGCGCACGCGCCCAACAATTTGGACATTCAGGAATTTATGATTATGCCGTTGGGGGCGCTGACCTTCCGTGACGCCCTGCGCATCGGCGTGGAAATTTTTCACACGCTCAAGATGATTCTGGCAAAAGACGGCCATGTCACGAGCGTGGGGGACGAAGGCGGTTTCGCGCCCAATCTCAAAAATCACGACGCTGCCTTTGGCTATCTCATTAAAGCCATTGAAGAAGCCGGATACAACCCCGGCAGCGAAGTGGCGCTCGCCGTTGACGCCGCCTCTTCTGAATTTTTCAAGAACGGCAAATACGTTCTTGCTGGTGAAAATGCATCGTTCAGCAATGCTGAAATGACTGAATGGCTTGCTGAGTTCACACGCAAATACCCGCTGATTTCCATTGAAGACGGCATGGCCGAGGGCGACTGGGACGGATGGGGCATGCTCACCGCGACGCTCGGCGAAAAAGTGCAGCTCGTGGGTGACGACGTTTTTGTTACAAACCCCGCCATGTTGGCTGAAGGCATTTCCGAGGGCGTGGCCAATTCCATTCTCATTAAGTTGAATCAGATAGGCACTGTCACTGAAACGCTGGATACCATTGAAATGGCCAAGGAAGCTGCCTATACCACTGTAATTTCTCACCGTTCAGGTGAAACGGAAGACAATTTCATTGCGGATCTGGCCGTGGGCGTTAACGCCGGGCAGATCAAGACAGGCTCACTCTGTCGTTCAGAGCGCATGACCAAATATAACCAGTTGTTGCGCATTGAAGAAGAACTTGGTGACAGTGCCGAGTACTTCGGCCATATGCTGGCGGAATACTATTCGCTTGGCGGGGCCGGAGAGGGAAACGCCATTGAATGA